Proteins found in one Sorghum bicolor cultivar BTx623 chromosome 1, Sorghum_bicolor_NCBIv3, whole genome shotgun sequence genomic segment:
- the LOC8059854 gene encoding EPIDERMAL PATTERNING FACTOR-like protein 5 codes for MGWPPSCGLGRRRRGLSATLPLFVVVLLLLLLFFSTPGTCGTPAKGSGGLVAPPTTTTEEEDGYSWSWDPAAARRGLVGPGSSPPTCRSRCGGCHPCRPVHVAIQPGRSFPLEYYPEAWRCKCGNKLFMP; via the exons ATGGGCTGGCCGCCGAGCTGCGGCTTGGGCCGGCGACGACGGGGCCTATCGGCCACGCTGCCGCtcttcgtcgtcgtcctcctcctcctgctgctctTCTTCTCCACCCCCG GGACGTGTGGCACGCCGGCGAAGGGGAGCGGCGGCTTGGTggcgccgccgacgacgacgacggaggaggaggacgggTACTCCTGGTCCTGGgacccggcggcggcgcgccgggGGCTGGTGGGGCCGGGGTCGTCGCCGCCCACCTGCCGCAGCCGCTGCGGGGGCTGCCACCCCTGCCGACCCGTCCACGTCGCCATCCAGCCAGGCCGGAGCTTCCCGCTCGAGTACTACCCGGAGGCCTGGCGCTGCAAGTGCGGCAACAAGCTCTTCATGCCCTGa
- the LOC8082149 gene encoding uncharacterized protein LOC8082149, producing the protein MASPANRPRPCLPSLPLKTQPPAHTRKSDDQRTQPTTRGGADPDPDPEMLAAGGSRGGVPRAAAVVVAVLALSAVAAADIFSPLAPMFSPVINSICSTVACGQGNCTVAPGTLGYRCDCRPGWTQLHVGDNLRFLPCVIPNCSIDSSCSSGSPAPAPALALSPLPAPKNFSLDPCELAYCGAGGTCRKSDSRLSYHCECKEGHSNLLNMTMMPCFKNCSFGADCAIIGIHPSSNSPPAPPPPGSESISNQGNAGAPGSISQRILLPLLVAVSLAVGQAI; encoded by the exons ATGGCGTCGCCTGCCAACCGCCCGCGCCCCTGCCTTCCCTCCCTCCCACTTAAAACGCAACCGCCCGCCCACACACGGAAAAGCGACGACCAACGAACACAACCGACCACACGCGGCGGAGCCGACCCCGACCCCGACCCCGAGATGCTCGCGGCGGGAGGAAGCCGAGGAGGGGTTCCCCGCGCCGCCGCGGTCGTGGTGGCGGTGCTGGCCCTcagcgccgtcgccgccgccgacatCTTCTCCCCTCTCGCCCCCATGTTCTCCCCCGTCATCA ACTCCATCTGCAGCACGGTGGCCTGCGGGCAGGGCAACTGCACGGTGGCGCCGGGCACGCTGGGCTACCGCTGCGACTGCCGCCCGGGCTGGACGCAGCTCCACGTCGGCGACAACCTCAGGTTCCTACCCTGCGTCATCCCCAACT GTTCCATTGACAGCTCATGTTCCAGTGGctcaccagcaccagcaccggCACTAGCACTGTCGCCTTTGCCAGCACCTAAAAACTTCTCACTCGACC CTTGTGAACTAGCATACTGCGGGGCCGGAGGCACATGTAGGAAGAGCGACTCTCGTCTCAGCTACCACTGTGAGTGCAAGGAGGGGCACAGCAACCTTCTCAACATGACCATGATGCCTTGCTTTAAGAACT GTTCCTTTGGCGCAGATTGCGCAATCATAGGTATTCATCCCTCCTCAAACAGCCCTCCTGCACCACCTCCACCTGGCTCTGAGAGCATTTCTAACCAAGGCAATGCAGGAGCACCAG GATCCATTTCGCAGAGAATTCTACTCCCACTGCTGGTGGCGGTCTCACTGGCCGTCGGTCAGGCGATATAA
- the LOC8059855 gene encoding uncharacterized protein LOC8059855 isoform X1 has product MAAPESECGGTDGYRDLRGVRVELDPGTARVGGGGGFAVSFWLYLSSSARPSSVILRQIAAGDDNKLPFLALGEGNKLLLFPLMRLHREAPGPASSYPWTHTTKLSSTSQCPLEKWFHIGCEVTENVMRLHLDGSLTAEASVCSLFDGPESQDDANQISLVGSDGKLEGYIYNIEVSSVLGNIKEQYTKNPPFKLSIDYSCSDGIEEGGDGIWNIVGGKASCRRNFILEVVLTNAFGAPVKDKEVVASLVYADDGTVVAKSRDDSEPPLLITCDGLEYAAITRPLPIIRGRALFKLKISQLSSKCDNKLFRIQFSTLHMQRYPFLEAYSKPIRCISRSRTVHPLGPGKRASSATVDETDLLNNGQGFVSADKVNGREHSMCLDAPMFPKIEGGMVKVVEAHKMVSQNKNARKVVVSKEAQNVMRTDSSTSNYDSFDSGSSWSGSDGDDGIETFSDAVVFRYCLDSTYDRLKFLRGAAPTVNKDDLVKLADQVSLYSGCSHHRNQILMSKRLLREGADTWNMISKNNERALWSSAIPEIITKFTNIAHSVSRGLSEQDVEVLRGIAGCGEDIGRDEFDRLWYWLYPVAVSLSRENIKKLWDCTTPRWIEGLITIEEAENALRSSRELLKEPGTFVLRFPTTRSWPHPDAGCLVVTYIGSDNSIHHRLLSLDSSDASAENLQDLLLQEPELSQLGRVDRLPTAIRR; this is encoded by the exons ATGGCGGCGCCGGAATCGGAATGCGGCGGGACTGACGGCTACCGCGACCTCCGCGGCGTGCGCGTCGAGCTGGACCCTGGAACGGCCCGGGTCGGCGGGGGAGGAGGCTTCGCCGTCTCCTTCTGGCTCTACCTGTCCAGCTCCGCCAGGCCGTCCTCGGTGATCCTCCGCCAG ATCGCTGCGGGAGATGACAATAAGTTGCCGTTTCTTGCTTTAGGTGAAGGAAACAAACTGCTGCTCTTCCCGTTGATGAGGCTGCACAGAGAAGCTCCTGGTCCTGCTAGTTCCTACCCATGGACTCACACAACCAAACTATCATCTACGAGTCAATGCCCTCTTGAGAAATGGTTCCACATTGGGTGCGAG GTTACTGAAAATGTTATGCGTCTTCACCTTGATGGTTCCCTAACTGCTGAGGCCTCCGTTTGTTCACTATTTGATGGGCCAGAAAGTCAGGATGATGCAAACCAAATTAGCTTAGTTGGAAGTGATGGCAAGCTTGAAGGCTATATCTATAATATTGAGGTTTCATCTGTACTAGGAAATATAAAGGAACAATACACAAAG AACCCACCTTTTAAGTTGTCTATTGACTACTCATGCTCCGATGGAATCGAAGAGGGTGGTGACGGCATTTGGAACATTGTTGGTGGGAAG GCATCTTGCCGGAGAAACTTCATTTTGGAAGTAGTACTAACCAACGCTTTTGGTGCACCTGTGAAGGATAAAGAG GTCGTTGCTTCACTTGTCTATGCTGATGATGGAACAGTAGTTGCAAAGTCAAGGGATGATTCTGAGCCTCCTTTGCTTATTACTTGCGATGGACTTGAATACGCAGCTATAACCAGGCCTCTACCAATTATTCGTGGACGAGCACTATTTAAACTCAAGATATCGCAG CTCTCTTCCAAATGTGACAATAAGCTCTTTCGTATTCAATTCTCTACACTTCACATGCAAAGATATCCTTTCCTGGAAGCATATTCCAAACCGATTCGTTGTATATCTCGAAGCCGCACTGTCCACCCCTTGGGTCCTGGAAAGCGGGCGAGTTCTGCAACAGTAGATGAAACTGACTTGCTCAATAATGGCCAAGGGTTTGTTAGTGCTGACAAAGTAAATGGTCGTGAACATTCAATGTGTCTGGATGCACCCATGTTTCCCAAGATAGAAGGTGGAATGGTGAAGGTAGTAGAGGCCCACAAAATGGTATCACAA AATAAAAATGCCAGAAAGGTGGTGGTAAGCAAAGAAGCACAGAATGTCATGAGGACTGACTCTTCAACATCCAACTATGACAGTTTTGATTCAGGAAGTTCTTGGAGTGGATCAGATGGAGATGATGGTATTGAAACCTTTTCAGATGCTGTGGTTTTCAGGTACTGTCTAGACAGCACATACGACCGGTTAAAGTTTCTTAGAGGTGCAGCTCCTACTGTTAACAAAGATGACTTGGTAAAACTTGCAGACCAAGTCTCATTGTATAGTGGATGCTCCCACCACAG AAATCAAATATTAATGTCGAAGCGATTACTCAGAGAGGGTGCTGACACTTGGAACATGATCTCAAAGAACAATGAACGTGCTCTTTGGTCATCTGCCATTCCTGAGATCATAACAAAATTTACGAACATTGCCCATTCTGTGAGTAGGGGTTTGTCAGAGCAG GATGTTGAGGTTTTAAGAGGCATTGCTGGTTGTGGTGAGGATATAGGAAGAGATGAATTTGATAGGCTATGGTACTGGTTGTACCCAGTGGCTGTTTCATTGTCGAGAGAGAATATTAAAAAGCTGTGGGATTGCACAACACCTAGATGGATAGAGGGCTTGATTACAATAGAAGAAGCTGAGAATGCACTAAGAAGTTCCAGGGAACTGTTAAAGGAGCCAGGAACATTTGTTCTCAGATTTCCTACCACCCGAAGCTGGCCACATCCAGATGCTGGATGCCTAGTTGTCACTTACATTGGCTCTGACAACTCAATTCATCATAGGCTACTCTCTCTTGATTCCAG TGATGCTAGTGCTGAGAACCTGCAAGATTTGCTGCTCCAGGAACCTGAACTATCCCAATTGGGCAG GGTTGATCGGCTCCCAACCGCCATCCGGAGATGA
- the LOC8059855 gene encoding uncharacterized protein LOC8059855 isoform X3, with protein sequence MAAPESECGGTDGYRDLRGVRVELDPGTARVGGGGGFAVSFWLYLSSSARPSSVILRQIAAGDDNKLPFLALGEGNKLLLFPLMRLHREAPGPASSYPWTHTTKLSSTSQCPLEKWFHIGCEVTENVMRLHLDGSLTAEASVCSLFDGPESQDDANQISLVGSDGKLEGYIYNIEVSSVLGNIKEQYTKNPPFKLSIDYSCSDGIEEGGDGIWNIVGGKASCRRNFILEVVLTNAFGAPVKDKEVVASLVYADDGTVVAKSRDDSEPPLLITCDGLEYAAITRPLPIIRGRALFKLKISQLSSKCDNKLFRIQFSTLHMQRYPFLEAYSKPIRCISRSRTVHPLGPGKRASSATVDETDLLNNGQGFVSADKVNGREHSMCLDAPMFPKIEGGMVKNKNARKVVVSKEAQNVMRTDSSTSNYDSFDSGSSWSGSDGDDGIETFSDAVVFRYCLDSTYDRLKFLRGAAPTVNKDDLVKLADQVSLYSGCSHHRNQILMSKRLLREGADTWNMISKNNERALWSSAIPEIITKFTNIAHSVSRGLSEQDVEVLRGIAGCGEDIGRDEFDRLWYWLYPVAVSLSRENIKKLWDCTTPRWIEGLITIEEAENALRSSRELLKEPGTFVLRFPTTRSWPHPDAGCLVVTYIGSDNSIHHRLLSLDSSDASAENLQDLLLQEPELSQLGRVDRLPTAIRR encoded by the exons ATGGCGGCGCCGGAATCGGAATGCGGCGGGACTGACGGCTACCGCGACCTCCGCGGCGTGCGCGTCGAGCTGGACCCTGGAACGGCCCGGGTCGGCGGGGGAGGAGGCTTCGCCGTCTCCTTCTGGCTCTACCTGTCCAGCTCCGCCAGGCCGTCCTCGGTGATCCTCCGCCAG ATCGCTGCGGGAGATGACAATAAGTTGCCGTTTCTTGCTTTAGGTGAAGGAAACAAACTGCTGCTCTTCCCGTTGATGAGGCTGCACAGAGAAGCTCCTGGTCCTGCTAGTTCCTACCCATGGACTCACACAACCAAACTATCATCTACGAGTCAATGCCCTCTTGAGAAATGGTTCCACATTGGGTGCGAG GTTACTGAAAATGTTATGCGTCTTCACCTTGATGGTTCCCTAACTGCTGAGGCCTCCGTTTGTTCACTATTTGATGGGCCAGAAAGTCAGGATGATGCAAACCAAATTAGCTTAGTTGGAAGTGATGGCAAGCTTGAAGGCTATATCTATAATATTGAGGTTTCATCTGTACTAGGAAATATAAAGGAACAATACACAAAG AACCCACCTTTTAAGTTGTCTATTGACTACTCATGCTCCGATGGAATCGAAGAGGGTGGTGACGGCATTTGGAACATTGTTGGTGGGAAG GCATCTTGCCGGAGAAACTTCATTTTGGAAGTAGTACTAACCAACGCTTTTGGTGCACCTGTGAAGGATAAAGAG GTCGTTGCTTCACTTGTCTATGCTGATGATGGAACAGTAGTTGCAAAGTCAAGGGATGATTCTGAGCCTCCTTTGCTTATTACTTGCGATGGACTTGAATACGCAGCTATAACCAGGCCTCTACCAATTATTCGTGGACGAGCACTATTTAAACTCAAGATATCGCAG CTCTCTTCCAAATGTGACAATAAGCTCTTTCGTATTCAATTCTCTACACTTCACATGCAAAGATATCCTTTCCTGGAAGCATATTCCAAACCGATTCGTTGTATATCTCGAAGCCGCACTGTCCACCCCTTGGGTCCTGGAAAGCGGGCGAGTTCTGCAACAGTAGATGAAACTGACTTGCTCAATAATGGCCAAGGGTTTGTTAGTGCTGACAAAGTAAATGGTCGTGAACATTCAATGTGTCTGGATGCACCCATGTTTCCCAAGATAGAAGGTGGAATGGTGAAG AATAAAAATGCCAGAAAGGTGGTGGTAAGCAAAGAAGCACAGAATGTCATGAGGACTGACTCTTCAACATCCAACTATGACAGTTTTGATTCAGGAAGTTCTTGGAGTGGATCAGATGGAGATGATGGTATTGAAACCTTTTCAGATGCTGTGGTTTTCAGGTACTGTCTAGACAGCACATACGACCGGTTAAAGTTTCTTAGAGGTGCAGCTCCTACTGTTAACAAAGATGACTTGGTAAAACTTGCAGACCAAGTCTCATTGTATAGTGGATGCTCCCACCACAG AAATCAAATATTAATGTCGAAGCGATTACTCAGAGAGGGTGCTGACACTTGGAACATGATCTCAAAGAACAATGAACGTGCTCTTTGGTCATCTGCCATTCCTGAGATCATAACAAAATTTACGAACATTGCCCATTCTGTGAGTAGGGGTTTGTCAGAGCAG GATGTTGAGGTTTTAAGAGGCATTGCTGGTTGTGGTGAGGATATAGGAAGAGATGAATTTGATAGGCTATGGTACTGGTTGTACCCAGTGGCTGTTTCATTGTCGAGAGAGAATATTAAAAAGCTGTGGGATTGCACAACACCTAGATGGATAGAGGGCTTGATTACAATAGAAGAAGCTGAGAATGCACTAAGAAGTTCCAGGGAACTGTTAAAGGAGCCAGGAACATTTGTTCTCAGATTTCCTACCACCCGAAGCTGGCCACATCCAGATGCTGGATGCCTAGTTGTCACTTACATTGGCTCTGACAACTCAATTCATCATAGGCTACTCTCTCTTGATTCCAG TGATGCTAGTGCTGAGAACCTGCAAGATTTGCTGCTCCAGGAACCTGAACTATCCCAATTGGGCAG GGTTGATCGGCTCCCAACCGCCATCCGGAGATGA
- the LOC8059855 gene encoding uncharacterized protein LOC8059855 isoform X2 — MAAPESECGGTDGYRDLRGVRVELDPGTARVGGGGGFAVSFWLYLSSSARPSSVILRQIAAGDDNKLPFLALGEGNKLLLFPLMRLHREAPGPASSYPWTHTTKLSSTSQCPLEKWFHIGCEVTENVMRLHLDGSLTAEASVCSLFDGPESQDDANQISLVGSDGKLEGYIYNIEVSSVLGNIKEQYTKNPPFKLSIDYSCSDGIEEGGDGIWNIVGGKASCRRNFILEVVLTNAFGAPVKDKEVVASLVYADDGTVVAKSRDDSEPPLLITCDGLEYAAITRPLPIIRGRALFKLKISQLSSKCDNKLFRIQFSTLHMQRYPFLEAYSKPIRCISRSRTVHPLGPGKRASSATVDETDLLNNGQGFVSADKVNGREHSMCLDAPMFPKIEGGMVKVVEAHKMNKNARKVVVSKEAQNVMRTDSSTSNYDSFDSGSSWSGSDGDDGIETFSDAVVFRYCLDSTYDRLKFLRGAAPTVNKDDLVKLADQVSLYSGCSHHRNQILMSKRLLREGADTWNMISKNNERALWSSAIPEIITKFTNIAHSVSRGLSEQDVEVLRGIAGCGEDIGRDEFDRLWYWLYPVAVSLSRENIKKLWDCTTPRWIEGLITIEEAENALRSSRELLKEPGTFVLRFPTTRSWPHPDAGCLVVTYIGSDNSIHHRLLSLDSSDASAENLQDLLLQEPELSQLGRVDRLPTAIRR, encoded by the exons ATGGCGGCGCCGGAATCGGAATGCGGCGGGACTGACGGCTACCGCGACCTCCGCGGCGTGCGCGTCGAGCTGGACCCTGGAACGGCCCGGGTCGGCGGGGGAGGAGGCTTCGCCGTCTCCTTCTGGCTCTACCTGTCCAGCTCCGCCAGGCCGTCCTCGGTGATCCTCCGCCAG ATCGCTGCGGGAGATGACAATAAGTTGCCGTTTCTTGCTTTAGGTGAAGGAAACAAACTGCTGCTCTTCCCGTTGATGAGGCTGCACAGAGAAGCTCCTGGTCCTGCTAGTTCCTACCCATGGACTCACACAACCAAACTATCATCTACGAGTCAATGCCCTCTTGAGAAATGGTTCCACATTGGGTGCGAG GTTACTGAAAATGTTATGCGTCTTCACCTTGATGGTTCCCTAACTGCTGAGGCCTCCGTTTGTTCACTATTTGATGGGCCAGAAAGTCAGGATGATGCAAACCAAATTAGCTTAGTTGGAAGTGATGGCAAGCTTGAAGGCTATATCTATAATATTGAGGTTTCATCTGTACTAGGAAATATAAAGGAACAATACACAAAG AACCCACCTTTTAAGTTGTCTATTGACTACTCATGCTCCGATGGAATCGAAGAGGGTGGTGACGGCATTTGGAACATTGTTGGTGGGAAG GCATCTTGCCGGAGAAACTTCATTTTGGAAGTAGTACTAACCAACGCTTTTGGTGCACCTGTGAAGGATAAAGAG GTCGTTGCTTCACTTGTCTATGCTGATGATGGAACAGTAGTTGCAAAGTCAAGGGATGATTCTGAGCCTCCTTTGCTTATTACTTGCGATGGACTTGAATACGCAGCTATAACCAGGCCTCTACCAATTATTCGTGGACGAGCACTATTTAAACTCAAGATATCGCAG CTCTCTTCCAAATGTGACAATAAGCTCTTTCGTATTCAATTCTCTACACTTCACATGCAAAGATATCCTTTCCTGGAAGCATATTCCAAACCGATTCGTTGTATATCTCGAAGCCGCACTGTCCACCCCTTGGGTCCTGGAAAGCGGGCGAGTTCTGCAACAGTAGATGAAACTGACTTGCTCAATAATGGCCAAGGGTTTGTTAGTGCTGACAAAGTAAATGGTCGTGAACATTCAATGTGTCTGGATGCACCCATGTTTCCCAAGATAGAAGGTGGAATGGTGAAGGTAGTAGAGGCCCACAAAATG AATAAAAATGCCAGAAAGGTGGTGGTAAGCAAAGAAGCACAGAATGTCATGAGGACTGACTCTTCAACATCCAACTATGACAGTTTTGATTCAGGAAGTTCTTGGAGTGGATCAGATGGAGATGATGGTATTGAAACCTTTTCAGATGCTGTGGTTTTCAGGTACTGTCTAGACAGCACATACGACCGGTTAAAGTTTCTTAGAGGTGCAGCTCCTACTGTTAACAAAGATGACTTGGTAAAACTTGCAGACCAAGTCTCATTGTATAGTGGATGCTCCCACCACAG AAATCAAATATTAATGTCGAAGCGATTACTCAGAGAGGGTGCTGACACTTGGAACATGATCTCAAAGAACAATGAACGTGCTCTTTGGTCATCTGCCATTCCTGAGATCATAACAAAATTTACGAACATTGCCCATTCTGTGAGTAGGGGTTTGTCAGAGCAG GATGTTGAGGTTTTAAGAGGCATTGCTGGTTGTGGTGAGGATATAGGAAGAGATGAATTTGATAGGCTATGGTACTGGTTGTACCCAGTGGCTGTTTCATTGTCGAGAGAGAATATTAAAAAGCTGTGGGATTGCACAACACCTAGATGGATAGAGGGCTTGATTACAATAGAAGAAGCTGAGAATGCACTAAGAAGTTCCAGGGAACTGTTAAAGGAGCCAGGAACATTTGTTCTCAGATTTCCTACCACCCGAAGCTGGCCACATCCAGATGCTGGATGCCTAGTTGTCACTTACATTGGCTCTGACAACTCAATTCATCATAGGCTACTCTCTCTTGATTCCAG TGATGCTAGTGCTGAGAACCTGCAAGATTTGCTGCTCCAGGAACCTGAACTATCCCAATTGGGCAG GGTTGATCGGCTCCCAACCGCCATCCGGAGATGA
- the LOC8059855 gene encoding uncharacterized protein LOC8059855 isoform X4, giving the protein MAAPESECGGTDGYRDLRGVRVELDPGTARVGGGGGFAVSFWLYLSSSARPSSVILRQIAAGDDNKLPFLALGEGNKLLLFPLMRLHREAPGPASSYPWTHTTKLSSTSQCPLEKWFHIGCEVTENVMRLHLDGSLTAEASVCSLFDGPESQDDANQISLVGSDGKLEGYIYNIEVSSVLGNIKEQYTKNPPFKLSIDYSCSDGIEEGGDGIWNIVGGKASCRRNFILEVVLTNAFGAPVKDKEVVASLVYADDGTVVAKSRDDSEPPLLITCDGLEYAAITRPLPIIRGRALFKLKISQNKNARKVVVSKEAQNVMRTDSSTSNYDSFDSGSSWSGSDGDDGIETFSDAVVFRYCLDSTYDRLKFLRGAAPTVNKDDLVKLADQVSLYSGCSHHRNQILMSKRLLREGADTWNMISKNNERALWSSAIPEIITKFTNIAHSVSRGLSEQDVEVLRGIAGCGEDIGRDEFDRLWYWLYPVAVSLSRENIKKLWDCTTPRWIEGLITIEEAENALRSSRELLKEPGTFVLRFPTTRSWPHPDAGCLVVTYIGSDNSIHHRLLSLDSSDASAENLQDLLLQEPELSQLGRVDRLPTAIRR; this is encoded by the exons ATGGCGGCGCCGGAATCGGAATGCGGCGGGACTGACGGCTACCGCGACCTCCGCGGCGTGCGCGTCGAGCTGGACCCTGGAACGGCCCGGGTCGGCGGGGGAGGAGGCTTCGCCGTCTCCTTCTGGCTCTACCTGTCCAGCTCCGCCAGGCCGTCCTCGGTGATCCTCCGCCAG ATCGCTGCGGGAGATGACAATAAGTTGCCGTTTCTTGCTTTAGGTGAAGGAAACAAACTGCTGCTCTTCCCGTTGATGAGGCTGCACAGAGAAGCTCCTGGTCCTGCTAGTTCCTACCCATGGACTCACACAACCAAACTATCATCTACGAGTCAATGCCCTCTTGAGAAATGGTTCCACATTGGGTGCGAG GTTACTGAAAATGTTATGCGTCTTCACCTTGATGGTTCCCTAACTGCTGAGGCCTCCGTTTGTTCACTATTTGATGGGCCAGAAAGTCAGGATGATGCAAACCAAATTAGCTTAGTTGGAAGTGATGGCAAGCTTGAAGGCTATATCTATAATATTGAGGTTTCATCTGTACTAGGAAATATAAAGGAACAATACACAAAG AACCCACCTTTTAAGTTGTCTATTGACTACTCATGCTCCGATGGAATCGAAGAGGGTGGTGACGGCATTTGGAACATTGTTGGTGGGAAG GCATCTTGCCGGAGAAACTTCATTTTGGAAGTAGTACTAACCAACGCTTTTGGTGCACCTGTGAAGGATAAAGAG GTCGTTGCTTCACTTGTCTATGCTGATGATGGAACAGTAGTTGCAAAGTCAAGGGATGATTCTGAGCCTCCTTTGCTTATTACTTGCGATGGACTTGAATACGCAGCTATAACCAGGCCTCTACCAATTATTCGTGGACGAGCACTATTTAAACTCAAGATATCGCAG AATAAAAATGCCAGAAAGGTGGTGGTAAGCAAAGAAGCACAGAATGTCATGAGGACTGACTCTTCAACATCCAACTATGACAGTTTTGATTCAGGAAGTTCTTGGAGTGGATCAGATGGAGATGATGGTATTGAAACCTTTTCAGATGCTGTGGTTTTCAGGTACTGTCTAGACAGCACATACGACCGGTTAAAGTTTCTTAGAGGTGCAGCTCCTACTGTTAACAAAGATGACTTGGTAAAACTTGCAGACCAAGTCTCATTGTATAGTGGATGCTCCCACCACAG AAATCAAATATTAATGTCGAAGCGATTACTCAGAGAGGGTGCTGACACTTGGAACATGATCTCAAAGAACAATGAACGTGCTCTTTGGTCATCTGCCATTCCTGAGATCATAACAAAATTTACGAACATTGCCCATTCTGTGAGTAGGGGTTTGTCAGAGCAG GATGTTGAGGTTTTAAGAGGCATTGCTGGTTGTGGTGAGGATATAGGAAGAGATGAATTTGATAGGCTATGGTACTGGTTGTACCCAGTGGCTGTTTCATTGTCGAGAGAGAATATTAAAAAGCTGTGGGATTGCACAACACCTAGATGGATAGAGGGCTTGATTACAATAGAAGAAGCTGAGAATGCACTAAGAAGTTCCAGGGAACTGTTAAAGGAGCCAGGAACATTTGTTCTCAGATTTCCTACCACCCGAAGCTGGCCACATCCAGATGCTGGATGCCTAGTTGTCACTTACATTGGCTCTGACAACTCAATTCATCATAGGCTACTCTCTCTTGATTCCAG TGATGCTAGTGCTGAGAACCTGCAAGATTTGCTGCTCCAGGAACCTGAACTATCCCAATTGGGCAG GGTTGATCGGCTCCCAACCGCCATCCGGAGATGA